The genomic stretch ATAAGAGAAGAGCAGCAATATTTATACTAGTTTTTTCAAAGACaaaacaatatttttatgattgaaACACACACAAAGTAATAAGAGAAGAGCAGCAAGAGCATATCCTCGAAAAAggaacaaaaagaaaattaaaaaaaattataaatgatCCTACCTACTGAAGTAAGGAAAGTAAACACATATATTTAAAACTATTTGAAGAACAAGACACGAAGGAAATGAAGAAACAATTACATCATGTACACACCTGTAGTAGTACAGTTTTAAACAAAGTAGCTTGCCATGTTGAAAATTATTTTCCAATTCAAATAGAAAGGAAAACACAGATTCAAGCTTCATAAAAACTCATACACAAATTCAAAACATACTGAGTTTATAAAGAGAgccaatataaatattaaaacttggGTAATTTTCAATACCGAGCGGTGTCGAGAAGAGAGGAATGGGCATCTGAAATGAGGAATGAGTCAAAACAGAGGGGCTTTCCACCTCACGTGCCATCTATTACTCTCCAATCAAGCAAACCACTCATTCTGAAGAACAAAAAAACTCAATCTGAATACTTTATTTTTTATGCTTATAGTGTCTCAAACCAAAGAATACAAAATGGATTATATTACTAAACCAATGATACAGGAGAAGACAAACCAGAAAAAAAAACTAGGCTGCATAGCACACCACTATCAGaaacaaaattcccaaaactagcAGCATGTATAGCATGTTGTAAATAGTAAACACAACTAGGATAAACAAACAAACTATATACAGAAACATAAAACACAAAAACTCTAAATCTAAAACCAATATAAAAAATAGAATACCCAAAGATGATGCCTAAGAATAATGGTACAAGTTTAATCATAAATGTGATAATAGACAAATAACAGGGACTTTAATTTAAATTACAACATCACCAAAAGATGAAATAAGACTTAGCAGGCTCTCATTAAGAtctcttttgaataataaacaaactATTATTTTGGCATAATGAAGATTGAAAAAGAAAACAGGGACATACGCATAACCAAGAGTGGCTTTACTGATGAGCCCAAGAAGCAAAGAACCTTGAAACATCATGCTTGGAACCTGCACCAGGTCTCCCGTGGCATCAGGATTAGATGAAAGCAGCAGACCAACAACAAACATTGAAAAGGACAATGCAGCACCTGTAATGACACCTTAGAACAAATAATAAAACTTATCTCAAACTAACACTTAAACAAACTGTTATGAACAAAAACGAATTAAGAACAAGAAATTTTCAAACAGGTTCTTCAACACGCAGCAAGAACCAACACTTTCACAACATTTGTGCTCTCAAAAGTTTCTCTCTTAACACATAAAAGCTCTTTGCTCTTTCTTGTATTCTTGCTCAGCTAAATGGACAAAAATACTAGCAAACTAAAgcatgaagaaaaaaataacaacttttcCTCAAAATTGGGTTAAAAGATGAGCAATATTTGCTGACAAGCCAATATTGCAAAACATGAAAAATGATCACCAATCACATAAATTTGACTTTCTTATAACAACACATTTATAAAAACCTCATTTCTCTTACAGGTTATGTATGCAAGCCACCCTTTTGAAAAGATGGTAGAAGGCTAACATGGACTAAAACAAGATACAGATGGCTTGAGAATGCCCAAAGAGGGTGATATGATATCTTTTATGAACACTTAATAGAAAGTAAGGAAAAAACACTGAGCAAGATACTTACCACTGAAACTGAAGTTACAAGGTCATACATCATTATCCCTGCATCTGCTAGAGCTACACTAGTGCATGAAATCACAACAGGCAAATCACCTACAACCAAAAAAGGATAAAGCCAAAGAGCATGCTAATTACCTTGCTTTCTTGTATACTGAACAGGAGCTAAATTCTGACACAGAAAGACCAAATTGCACAAGAACATAATAAATGAATCTTTACATTTCTTGCTCTTCTTATAATACTGCAAGAACCCATTTTTTCTATGATTGCAAATAgacattaaatttttttgttaatatataATCTCATCTAAGCATATATACTTATTCAAACAAAAAGTAAGATTCCTATATCCCAGGCATCCTTCACATGCTGGCCAATTCCTATATCCCAGCTAACACTCAGCACAATGTGGCTCATCAAAACAATAACTTACAAGTGCAACAAAAAGAATCTTCGGTGCACAAGTAAAAATTCAAATCATGTATCAATAAGACATTATAAATAAACTATCACAGGTACTTAGTAATTGTACTTTATGAAAACTAAAATGTGAGAAAGGAGGCATCATGCTGTGCCTAAGCATAACATGAGTTTGGAAACTCAAAACAATTATCAAACCCATAAATGTTGTAGAATAACCTCACTAAAGTCAAACCCGTCGAATAAACCACCGTCGCAAGCACTGTCGCACCCATGAgcgagccacgccgtagacccacgagTCAAGCCTCCCTGTCACATGTCCCAAGCCGTGGGCCTCCAccaccttgttacacacctgcaacaaacagagagaaagaaagaaagattgaatgatagagtagctcagagagaaagatagagcgaGAGAGAGTTACTGTTGAAAAATGATGCAATGTATTTAAACAGCAACTTCAAATCTTTGAGATTTGACAAGGAAACATTGTGATTGTATATTATCTTATTAAATCCCTTAAGCAGTGAATGTTGCAATGTATTTAAACAGCAACTTCAAATCTTTGATATTTGACAAGGAAACAATGTGATTCCATATTATCTTATTAAATTCCTTAAGCAGTGCCTTATTGACACATTAAGCCTGTTCTACAACTAAATGAACCATAACTTACAGCCATAAGAGGATGGCCATTGAGATATAAATATAACAAAACGTGGTAAATACTAAGATCAAGAAAGtataaagggaaaaaagaaaaaaacttgcCTTATAAAATGAAGTGAAAAACAAAGCCAAATTCTGAATAAAAGCCTGCAGAATAGGTAAGTTAAAAAACAAAAGACATTGCCAGAAATAAAGAAATATTGAGCGAACACATAAAAAATGGTCTTCATTAAATTTTGAAGCGCCAAAAACAACTTTACCTGCTCTTCGCGGGAACCAATTGCATAAGCCTCAGGAATGTTTGTATTAAGAGGAATCATGGTCTGaccaaaaggaagaaaaaaaaatattaatagcaaCACAGGAACAAGAAatacaattaaataaaagaaaaaactgGACAATGATGTGATGAGTAAGCCAACCAAAGATTAGTACTACAATAAGCATTTCATTTCGGACCTACCTGTAACAGTTTCATGAATATGGTGTACATCTTAACGTACTGGGCATTGCAGAAATCTCCAAAATTAAGTGCTGCAACCTAAACACCAGTGCAGTGAACTATGAGAACCAGGCACAGTTTTGAAGCAACTCTTAACTAAATCAGCATACAAACACACCTCTGTCAAACACTGAAGAGTGAGATTCCGATACGATGGCATGGGGAAAAAATTCAGCAGCATTTCAAGCTGTTACATAAACAAACACAATCAGAATTTTGCTCAAATGTACTTACTATTTTAAGGAAGTTATTAAGTATTAAATTCAAAGGCAATACAACAACCATCTATCAAGCAAAGCACATACCAATGGAGACTCAAATATATATCCCAGGGGAATCCATGAGAGAAATGCGTGCAATGTGGAGAGTGTTGCACGTATAAGCTCAGTTCTTTGAGAGGCTGATAGTACATATAAGCATAGCTCATGAATGAGTTGAAATTCACTGCAACAACCAATCACATTATGTGTGAGAGAttggaaaaatccataaacatatcATTACGGTAACATGTGACATGCCAATTAGAAAATAAAAGCTAAATATATGATGACTATGAACTGGCAGTACGTGACTACCAGTAGTCCAAGATAAGTGATCAGATCACTTGACTTTGTGGTGGCAGTTCACCCGGAAGACATTGTATCAAAATATGTGTATAATAGTgaataaaaataacttaaaaagtgCATAATGACTTCTCATCAAAGGTTATCTAAAAGAACTgtccttaatatatatatatatatataattataagcaAATGATAAGTCTacagaaggaaaaaaaaagagcaCTCATGAAACATTACAATATAAAACATGAAATGCATcccaaaatgaaataaaaataaaaaatacataaattatcTACCTGTTCAATGATTGTTTAAGCTCCTTTATCTTACTTTGAGTCATCTCTCCTCTTGAGAAATCAAACACCTCTTCACTTAGAAGCTGAAGAAAACATATTCAAGTAATTAGTGCCAACTAACTCTCAATagtttaagagagagagagaaaaaccTTCAATATAGCCATGCAATTCTCACAAATTGTTTCACTAGTTTTAGCAGCTGAAACAAGATCAGGAATAAAGCTTTGCCATCTTGCTGGCCAATCATGCTTCAAAATCTGTACATTAAACATAGAGGAAGCAAATTAGGGTTGATTATAGAACTTCAAACAGAGATACAACTCACCAAACAAAGTAGAAAAAACCAATTTGTCAAAATGAGAAAGTTGCAGGTGGGGAAGGGAACACAAAACTAGAAAGAaatgtatttaattttttgattttatAGAACTTCTTGCAATAAACTAATCTCGTGGCCTTGAAATGTATAAAGAAACAGAAAATCAAACTAGACCcaaattttaatatgttttacaTGATTTACATGATTTGGGATTTGCTTTTCTATGATGTAACTAGCTAGCAAGAAAAATTATAGTagtttactactactactactactactactactactaatttcAAGTAAATTTAAAAAGTTTGTATTATCACAGAGAAAACTaatccaaaatacaatttagatcCTTTACCAAATAGGTGGTGGATTTCTTGATGGCATCCTAGCTAAAATACCCACCAATCAAGTAATTTAAGAAATGGGATTTCTTGATGGCATCCAATCAAACAACGtaatagctttatcaacttctccaTGTTTAGAAAACCCATAATTATAGAACTCTAAAATATAACATCTAACTTAGAACTTTCATCAGACAGTTTTCTTGCTTCACTcagaaacacacaaaaacaaaaatcattagcACATACTACAAATATGCAATCTGAATTCCACAGTAAAAATCTTAGTCAAATGAAACTCATAAAATAGTTGGGAAACAGCCAAACTAGTCTTAAAATCAACTACAGTGGCAACAAATCATTCTGATGCTATGCAAAGCCAACATCTTTGAGCTAGATGATAGTTAATAAGTAGAAAATTAATTTTCATCCACTTGACAGTTTCAATCAAATCTCATCAGTCTCTCAGTGTTTTTCTTACACAGAAACTGAGATAAAAATTATCTAGAtgtgattaaaaataagaaaaggattccttaaaaaaaaaaaacttaccatgCCTTTCATTAAGATCACTAATAGTTGTCTTTTTGTCTAATTCTGATCAAGAGTCCAGTATTACAGTATATCTATAGATAATGAAGCTCAGGGAGGAGGTTTAAGCTCAGTATTACAGTATATCTATATTCGCTCAACTCTATAGACAGATGTAACTAATAAAAGTATATCTCAGAAACAGTATTACATGTATATACCTGAGCGAATATAGAGTTGACTTCAgaaatttattcaaaaaaaatcttaataaatGAAGACCTGATGCCGTGAGATACTGAGGTGTTGTGCCTACTGCTTGCTGCCATCTGGCTTTTGTGAAGCTTTGAGGTGTCCTTCCGAATTGATGCCATGACTAGTGAGGTGAGCTGCCTTGAAGACCTGGTGTCATGAGAATGCCTCTTGCTTTTTGTCTTTCATAAACCGAAAATCTTGGACTCTTGGAATATTTCTGTACACAACA from Humulus lupulus chromosome 5, drHumLupu1.1, whole genome shotgun sequence encodes the following:
- the LOC133779431 gene encoding protein EXPORTIN 1A-like; the protein is MKGMILKHDWPARWQSFIPDLVSAAKTSETICENCMAILKLLSEEVFDFSRGEMTQSKIKELKQSLNSEFQLIHELCLYVLSASQRTELIRATLSTLHAFLSWIPLGYIFESPLVCALLDRWLLYCL